A single genomic interval of Plantibacter sp. Leaf314 harbors:
- a CDS encoding FAD-binding monooxygenase translates to MQFHHHGYVSGDPRVLPAAGVGIDRPDELPDEVDVLIVGSGPAGMIAAAQLSRFPTITTRIVERRPGRLAIGQADGIQARSVETFNAFGFAERITAEAYRITEMAFWKPDLEDPSRIVRGARPLDDTTGVSEYPHLIVNQARVLDYFAEYMANAPTRMRPDYGWAFQGLEIDDTAEYPVTVTLLDTGEYSTGATRTVRAKYVIGADGARSGVRQAIGCTLAGDQANHAWGVMDALAVTDFPDIRTKCAIQSGSGGSILLIPREGGHLFRMYVDLGEVPAGGGAAVRSTSIEQIIEHANAILSPYRLDVKHVAWHSVYEVGHRLTDRFDDVPLAELGTRTPRVFITGDACHTHSAKAGQGMNVSMQDGFNLAWKLGHVLEGRSPESLLATYSAERQVVAQDLIDFDREWSTLMAKRPEEFADPSELADFYVRTAEFPAGFMTEYAPSAIVGEATHQHLATGFPLGKRFKSALTSRVADANHVHLGHHATADGRWRVYVFADAASPATGRSAELAAWLQDAPESPLHQVPDGVRADDWFDVKVVYQEHHTDIELGTVPQVFLPRVGPFDLVDYEKVYAVHPEVDVFEERGIDRDGAIVVVRPDQYVAHVLPLTATVELAAFFDGVMGREAARPA, encoded by the coding sequence ATGCAGTTCCACCACCATGGCTACGTCTCCGGCGATCCGCGCGTGCTCCCCGCCGCGGGGGTCGGGATCGACCGGCCCGACGAGCTGCCGGACGAGGTCGACGTCCTCATCGTCGGCAGCGGACCCGCCGGCATGATCGCCGCCGCCCAGCTCTCCCGGTTCCCGACGATCACCACGCGGATCGTCGAGCGACGACCGGGACGCCTCGCGATCGGCCAGGCGGACGGCATCCAGGCGCGCAGCGTCGAGACGTTCAACGCGTTCGGCTTCGCTGAGCGCATCACCGCCGAGGCGTACCGGATCACCGAGATGGCGTTCTGGAAGCCCGACCTCGAGGACCCGAGCCGCATCGTCCGCGGCGCCCGCCCTCTCGACGACACGACGGGCGTCAGCGAGTACCCGCACCTCATCGTCAACCAGGCGCGCGTGCTCGACTACTTCGCCGAGTACATGGCCAACGCACCGACGCGTATGCGACCCGACTACGGCTGGGCGTTCCAGGGCCTCGAGATCGACGACACCGCCGAGTACCCGGTGACGGTGACCCTGCTCGACACCGGCGAGTACTCGACCGGCGCCACGAGGACGGTGCGCGCGAAATATGTGATCGGGGCGGACGGCGCCAGGAGCGGCGTGCGTCAAGCGATCGGCTGCACCCTCGCCGGCGACCAGGCGAACCACGCCTGGGGTGTCATGGACGCCCTCGCCGTCACGGACTTCCCGGACATCCGAACGAAGTGCGCGATCCAGTCGGGCTCGGGCGGCAGCATCCTGCTGATCCCGCGTGAGGGCGGGCACCTGTTCCGCATGTACGTCGACCTCGGCGAGGTGCCGGCGGGCGGCGGCGCAGCGGTCCGGTCCACCTCGATCGAGCAGATCATCGAGCACGCGAACGCGATCCTCAGCCCCTACCGGCTCGACGTGAAGCACGTCGCCTGGCACAGCGTCTACGAGGTCGGGCACCGACTGACCGACCGTTTCGACGACGTCCCGCTCGCCGAACTCGGCACGCGCACACCACGCGTGTTCATCACCGGCGACGCCTGCCACACGCACAGCGCGAAGGCCGGGCAGGGCATGAACGTGTCGATGCAGGACGGCTTCAACCTCGCCTGGAAGCTCGGACATGTGCTGGAGGGTCGCAGTCCCGAGAGCCTGCTGGCCACCTACTCGGCCGAGCGGCAGGTCGTCGCACAGGACCTCATCGACTTCGACCGCGAGTGGTCGACGCTCATGGCGAAGCGACCGGAGGAGTTCGCCGACCCCTCGGAGCTCGCCGACTTCTACGTGCGGACGGCCGAGTTCCCGGCGGGGTTCATGACCGAGTACGCCCCGTCGGCCATCGTCGGCGAGGCGACCCACCAGCATCTCGCGACCGGCTTCCCACTCGGCAAGCGCTTCAAGTCGGCCCTCACCTCGCGGGTCGCCGACGCGAACCACGTCCACCTCGGACACCACGCCACGGCCGACGGTCGGTGGCGGGTCTACGTGTTCGCCGACGCCGCCTCCCCCGCCACGGGTCGCTCGGCGGAGCTGGCGGCCTGGCTCCAGGACGCGCCGGAATCGCCCCTGCACCAGGTGCCCGACGGCGTGCGGGCGGACGACTGGTTCGACGTGAAGGTGGTCTACCAGGAGCACCACACGGACATCGAGCTCGGGACCGTGCCGCAGGTCTTCCTGCCGCGGGTCGGCCCGTTCGACCTCGTCGACTACGAGAAGGTCTACGCGGTGCACCCCGAGGTCGACGTCTTCGAGGAGCGCGGCATCGACCGCGACGGCGCGATCGTCGTGGTGCGACCCGACCAGTACGTCGCCCACGTGCTGCCGCTGACGGCCACGGTGGAACTCGCCGCGTTCTTCGACGGCGTCATGGGACGGGAGGCGGCGCGCCCCGCCTGA
- a CDS encoding VOC family protein, which translates to MHWNLEVVPVSVADVDRAKAFYEEQLGFHLDLDHRVSDDLRIVQLTPPGSASSIQLKVGDTRLEGLQLVVDDVDAARSELAERGVDVTPVMHFENGVRLEGRGGDWNSFVFFADPDGNTWVIQERPQAV; encoded by the coding sequence ATGCACTGGAATCTCGAAGTCGTCCCCGTCAGCGTCGCCGACGTCGACCGGGCGAAAGCCTTCTACGAGGAGCAGCTCGGGTTCCATCTCGACCTCGACCATCGGGTCAGCGACGATCTCCGCATCGTGCAGCTCACCCCACCCGGATCGGCGAGCAGCATCCAGCTGAAGGTCGGCGACACCCGCCTCGAGGGCCTGCAGCTCGTCGTCGACGACGTCGACGCGGCCCGGTCCGAACTCGCCGAGCGCGGCGTCGACGTGACACCGGTGATGCACTTCGAAAACGGCGTCCGCCTGGAGGGCCGAGGCGGCGACTGGAACTCGTTCGTGTTCTTCGCCGATCCGGACGGCAACACCTGGGTGATCCAGGAGCGGCCGCAGGCAGTCTGA
- a CDS encoding FadR/GntR family transcriptional regulator produces MTTVRRESLSDQAARLLLARIQTGEWAIGQKLPGETTLGPQLGVGRSTMREAIRQLAGQGILMSRQGSGIFLQALAPQQDWEALVLRTNIASILEARLAIESEAAALAAERHTAADLGVIRAALDRRNVERATIPSRVDADTALHRSIVAAGGNPILTELFDTFAERSHDAMIQMLRLSGEPGTDHDQQVHERIVDAVADRDGEVASALSRAHLLALRDAVVVGDGAGGAPAE; encoded by the coding sequence ATGACCACCGTGCGACGCGAATCCCTCTCGGACCAGGCGGCCCGCCTCCTGCTGGCACGGATCCAGACCGGTGAGTGGGCGATCGGCCAGAAGCTCCCCGGCGAGACGACACTGGGCCCCCAGCTCGGCGTCGGCCGATCCACCATGCGGGAGGCGATCCGGCAGTTGGCCGGACAAGGCATCCTGATGAGCCGCCAGGGGTCGGGGATCTTCCTGCAGGCCCTCGCGCCGCAGCAGGACTGGGAGGCACTCGTGCTCCGGACGAACATCGCCTCGATCCTGGAAGCACGCCTCGCCATCGAGAGCGAGGCAGCGGCGCTCGCCGCAGAGCGGCACACCGCCGCCGATCTGGGCGTCATCCGTGCGGCGCTCGACCGCCGGAACGTCGAGCGGGCGACGATCCCGTCGAGAGTGGACGCTGACACCGCGCTCCATCGGAGCATCGTGGCCGCCGGTGGCAACCCGATCCTGACCGAACTGTTCGACACCTTCGCCGAGCGCAGCCACGACGCCATGATCCAGATGTTGCGGCTCAGTGGCGAGCCGGGCACCGATCACGATCAGCAGGTGCACGAGCGCATCGTCGACGCCGTCGCAGACCGTGACGGCGAGGTCGCGTCCGCCCTGAGCCGTGCTCACCTGCTGGCGCTGCGCGACGCCGTCGTCGTCGGCGACGGTGCGGGAGGCGCGCCCGCCGAGTGA
- a CDS encoding TetR/AcrR family transcriptional regulator — MTTADQTRQRILDAATEEFATHGIAGARVDRIARRSGMSKPMIYAYYGAKDQLFDAVFHAHVIANSDRVPFTAAQLPEYAARLYDDYLADPALARLVMWKRLERESTGYLYPSLEDHDVQHIRDIEAEQRAGSIRPDLDPADIWSLLISTAATWAQASMTTVATSADAPEVHERRRTALASTIRDGLCTR, encoded by the coding sequence ATGACCACCGCGGACCAGACTCGCCAGCGCATCCTCGACGCCGCGACCGAGGAGTTCGCCACCCATGGCATCGCGGGTGCCCGGGTAGACCGGATCGCCCGTCGGTCCGGCATGAGCAAGCCCATGATCTACGCGTACTACGGAGCGAAGGACCAGCTCTTCGACGCGGTGTTCCACGCCCATGTCATCGCGAACAGCGACCGGGTCCCGTTCACCGCGGCCCAGCTCCCCGAATACGCGGCCCGACTCTACGACGACTACCTCGCCGACCCGGCACTCGCCCGCCTCGTCATGTGGAAGCGCCTCGAGCGTGAGAGCACCGGTTACCTCTACCCCAGCCTCGAGGACCACGACGTCCAGCACATCCGCGACATCGAGGCCGAACAGCGCGCAGGGTCGATCCGCCCCGATCTCGACCCGGCCGACATCTGGTCGTTGCTCATCTCGACCGCGGCGACCTGGGCGCAGGCGTCCATGACGACCGTCGCCACCTCGGCGGACGCGCCCGAGGTCCACGAGCGTCGCCGGACCGCACTGGCGTCGACCATCCGCGACGGGCTCTGCACGCGCTGA
- a CDS encoding NUDIX domain-containing protein, translating into MRPVVLSGGPAVGKSTCGRLLARELDRAAFIDVDDIRQLVVSGEATLWSGDDGVSQHRLAARNASAMARNLLEGGFAVVIADVVTPEALAVYRAELPDCLVVHLTLPLDEAHQRATTRAVYLSDDEFDLVHALLTPPPDVDHVIDVSGMTVDQQLQAIRDVWASLQTDGRVPSLDPHSDRERADGEIETAWSTRSRRTVFEGRVTLVEHEVEVPGGSRLGYLVDESVPFSVASLIVDGDDVILARQYRYPLDRWIYDLPGGGGRSEEEPLDAARRELEEELGLIVDDLRPLHTFFMNPGRAAWPTHLFISTSGLRAGRPDTSDPGEQVRLVRMQLVELDQLITDGTIVDPPLMVARAAAAARGLLPPLRPIAG; encoded by the coding sequence ATGCGTCCAGTGGTGTTGTCCGGCGGCCCGGCGGTCGGGAAGTCGACGTGCGGGCGCCTGCTGGCCCGGGAGCTCGACCGCGCCGCCTTCATCGATGTCGACGACATCCGGCAACTGGTGGTGTCGGGCGAGGCCACGCTGTGGAGCGGAGACGACGGGGTGTCCCAACACCGCCTCGCGGCTCGGAACGCGTCGGCCATGGCGAGGAATCTCCTCGAGGGCGGCTTCGCGGTCGTCATCGCCGACGTCGTCACGCCGGAGGCCCTCGCGGTCTATCGGGCGGAACTCCCGGACTGCCTCGTCGTACACCTGACACTCCCGCTCGACGAGGCGCACCAGCGCGCCACGACCCGTGCCGTCTACCTGTCCGACGACGAGTTCGATCTGGTGCACGCGCTCCTGACGCCGCCGCCGGACGTGGACCACGTGATCGATGTCAGCGGCATGACGGTCGATCAGCAGCTGCAGGCGATCCGCGACGTCTGGGCTTCGCTGCAGACGGACGGGCGTGTTCCGTCTCTCGACCCGCACAGCGACCGGGAGCGGGCGGACGGCGAGATCGAGACGGCTTGGAGCACACGCTCGAGGAGGACGGTCTTCGAGGGGCGGGTCACCTTGGTCGAGCACGAGGTGGAGGTGCCCGGTGGTTCCCGTCTCGGCTACCTCGTCGATGAGAGTGTGCCGTTCTCGGTCGCGTCACTCATCGTCGACGGGGACGACGTGATCCTGGCGCGGCAGTATCGCTATCCCCTCGACCGGTGGATCTACGATCTGCCAGGTGGCGGAGGCCGGAGCGAGGAGGAACCGCTCGACGCTGCTCGGCGCGAGCTGGAGGAGGAGCTGGGGCTGATCGTGGACGATCTTCGACCGCTCCACACCTTCTTCATGAACCCGGGGCGCGCAGCATGGCCCACACACCTGTTCATCTCCACGTCCGGCCTGCGAGCGGGACGTCCCGACACGTCCGACCCCGGCGAACAGGTCCGCCTTGTGCGCATGCAGCTGGTTGAGCTCGACCAGCTGATCACTGACGGGACGATCGTCGATCCGCCGCTCATGGTGGCGCGAGCGGCTGCGGCCGCCCGCGGTCTGCTCCCGCCGCTCCGCCCGATCGCCGGGTGA
- a CDS encoding 2-isopropylmalate synthase: MPSDRYQDLFSRVDVPLVDREWPARRLTEAPLWVPVDLRDGNQALAEPMDPARKRNFFELMVTMGYKEIEVGYPSASQTDYDFVRLIAETDIAPEDVTIVVFTPARRDLIERTVESIRGIRNQVVIHMYTATAPLWREVVLGHDRDSLRSLILQGGSDVLEFAGDLDGVRFEFSPEVFNLTEPDYALELCDAVTTLWDASEDRPVILNLPATVEAATPNVYADQIEYMHRNLARRPSVILSVHPHNDRGTGIACAELAVLAGAQRVEGCIFGNGERTGNVDIATLALNLHTQGVDPMIDFSDIDHIRRVVEHSNRIDVHPRHPYVGELVHTAFSGTHQDAIKKGFAEHRARAEASGSRAEDLPWRVPYLPIDPGDLGRSYEAVIRVNSQSGKGGIAYLLERDYGIEMPRRLQVDFSRRVQQHADDSGHELDAEALFEIFERDYLTQPGSTRLVELDTTSANGTTRTSLRIEVDGATHAAAFPEVGPVEATTLLLAEHGLPVEIVSLHQTSLTSGSDAQALTLVEYRLGQRTGWAAGRDRSVLEASVQAVLNAAGAANRSVD; encoded by the coding sequence ATGCCGTCCGACCGCTACCAGGACCTCTTCTCCCGCGTCGACGTGCCGCTCGTCGACCGCGAGTGGCCGGCACGACGCCTCACCGAAGCCCCACTCTGGGTGCCGGTGGACCTGCGCGACGGTAACCAGGCGCTGGCCGAGCCGATGGATCCCGCGCGCAAGCGGAACTTCTTCGAGCTCATGGTCACCATGGGCTACAAGGAGATCGAGGTCGGCTACCCCTCCGCCTCGCAGACGGACTACGACTTCGTGCGCCTCATCGCCGAGACCGACATCGCCCCCGAGGACGTCACCATCGTGGTGTTCACCCCGGCCCGCCGGGACCTCATCGAGCGGACCGTCGAGTCGATCCGGGGTATCCGCAACCAGGTCGTCATCCACATGTACACGGCGACCGCCCCGCTCTGGCGGGAGGTCGTGCTCGGCCACGACCGGGACTCGCTGCGGTCGTTGATCCTCCAGGGCGGGTCGGACGTGCTCGAGTTCGCCGGCGACCTCGACGGCGTCCGGTTCGAGTTCTCGCCCGAGGTGTTCAACCTGACGGAGCCCGACTATGCGCTGGAGCTCTGCGATGCCGTGACCACCCTCTGGGACGCGTCCGAGGACCGACCGGTGATCCTCAACCTGCCGGCGACCGTCGAGGCGGCGACGCCGAACGTGTACGCGGATCAGATCGAGTACATGCACCGGAACCTCGCCCGGCGGCCGTCGGTCATTCTCTCCGTGCACCCGCACAACGACCGCGGCACCGGCATCGCGTGCGCGGAACTCGCGGTACTGGCCGGCGCCCAACGCGTCGAGGGCTGCATCTTCGGGAACGGCGAGCGTACCGGCAACGTCGACATCGCGACGCTGGCGTTGAACCTCCACACGCAGGGCGTCGATCCCATGATCGACTTCTCCGACATCGACCACATCCGTCGGGTCGTCGAGCACAGCAACCGCATCGATGTCCACCCGCGGCATCCCTATGTCGGCGAGCTGGTGCACACGGCGTTCTCCGGCACGCACCAGGATGCGATCAAGAAGGGCTTCGCCGAGCACCGCGCCCGGGCCGAGGCGAGCGGCAGCCGGGCCGAGGACCTCCCGTGGCGGGTGCCGTACCTGCCGATCGATCCGGGAGATCTGGGGCGGAGCTACGAGGCCGTCATCCGCGTGAACTCGCAGTCGGGCAAGGGCGGCATCGCCTACCTGCTGGAGCGCGACTACGGCATCGAGATGCCGAGGCGTCTGCAGGTCGACTTCTCCCGCCGGGTGCAGCAGCACGCGGACGACTCCGGGCACGAACTCGATGCTGAGGCGCTCTTCGAGATCTTCGAGCGCGACTACCTCACGCAGCCCGGGTCGACACGTCTGGTCGAACTCGACACCACCAGCGCGAACGGGACGACCAGGACGTCCCTGCGGATCGAGGTCGACGGCGCCACCCACGCCGCGGCGTTCCCCGAGGTCGGCCCGGTGGAGGCGACGACCCTCCTGCTCGCCGAGCACGGTCTACCGGTCGAGATCGTCTCCCTGCATCAGACCTCGCTGACGTCGGGGAGCGACGCGCAGGCGCTCACTCTCGTCGAGTACCGCCTCGGCCAGCGGACGGGCTGGGCAGCGGGCCGCGACCGCTCCGTCCTCGAAGCGAGCGTGCAGGCGGTCCTCAACGCAGCGGGCGCCGCGAACCGTTCCGTCGACTGA
- a CDS encoding isocitrate lyase/phosphoenolpyruvate mutase family protein gives MTDHLQRALTLHSMHVQGDPLILPNAWDVASARAVLAAGAQAVATTSAGVAWSLGHRDGNELSRETALDAVRRITAAVPVPVTADIEGGYGDTSAEVARTIAACIEAGVSGVNLEDTLRPVEEQEHRIAAARRAADEAGIHLFINARIDTHRLGDVGGDHWFDETVTRAAAYARAGASGIFVLGALRADTIERLADRTTLPVNVAFGPGTLSISELAKAGASRISAGSSIAEAAYSLAHQWASSMLDSPDAAPAQPPALGWAAMNGLIRD, from the coding sequence ATGACCGACCACCTCCAACGCGCCCTCACCCTCCACTCGATGCACGTCCAGGGCGACCCGCTGATCCTCCCCAACGCGTGGGACGTCGCTTCAGCCCGTGCCGTCCTCGCGGCGGGCGCGCAGGCGGTCGCGACCACGAGCGCCGGTGTCGCCTGGTCGCTCGGGCACCGCGACGGGAACGAGCTCAGCCGGGAGACGGCTCTCGACGCCGTGCGACGGATCACCGCCGCCGTGCCGGTCCCGGTCACCGCCGACATCGAGGGCGGTTACGGCGACACCTCGGCCGAGGTCGCCCGCACCATCGCCGCCTGCATCGAGGCGGGCGTCTCAGGGGTGAACCTCGAGGACACGCTCCGCCCGGTCGAGGAACAGGAGCACCGGATCGCCGCCGCACGACGTGCAGCCGACGAGGCCGGGATCCACCTCTTCATCAATGCGCGGATCGACACGCATCGACTCGGTGACGTCGGTGGGGACCACTGGTTCGACGAGACCGTGACCCGTGCCGCCGCGTATGCGCGGGCAGGCGCGAGCGGGATCTTCGTGCTCGGCGCCCTCCGCGCCGACACGATCGAACGACTCGCGGACAGGACCACCCTCCCGGTCAACGTCGCCTTCGGTCCCGGAACCCTGTCGATCAGCGAGCTCGCGAAGGCCGGGGCGAGCCGGATCAGCGCCGGCTCGTCGATCGCCGAGGCCGCCTATAGCCTCGCGCACCAGTGGGCCTCGTCGATGCTCGACTCCCCCGATGCGGCACCGGCGCAGCCGCCCGCACTCGGTTGGGCCGCGATGAACGGCCTGATCCGGGACTGA
- a CDS encoding pentapeptide repeat-containing protein — MPFNDASVTPSDDRSALRANCADCFALCCTAFGFQRSADFPIDKPAGTPCQNLADDFSCTIHESLRPRGFRGCTVFDCFGAGQLVSQELFGGTSWRERPDTSAEMFRTFGAVRQLQEMRWYLVEAAERASDTDLAEPVDQLRAEVVRVLDGGTAEILAADVDGLRSAVRTVLVDISEEARGGYLAGAGWEVDDALQPSADLVGRDLRDRRLCGAELRGALLIGADLRGTDLAGVDLLGADLRGARLDGADLADALFLTQAQVNAARGDAATLLPATIDQPGHWTKSPSTSTTDGELSP; from the coding sequence ATGCCTTTCAACGACGCTTCCGTCACCCCGTCCGACGACCGCTCGGCACTCCGCGCGAACTGCGCTGACTGCTTCGCCCTCTGCTGCACCGCCTTCGGATTCCAACGATCCGCGGACTTCCCGATCGACAAACCCGCCGGCACACCCTGCCAGAACCTCGCCGACGACTTCTCCTGCACCATCCACGAGTCCCTCCGCCCGCGAGGCTTCCGCGGCTGCACCGTGTTCGACTGCTTCGGTGCCGGGCAGCTCGTGTCGCAGGAGTTGTTCGGCGGAACGAGCTGGCGGGAACGCCCCGACACCAGCGCCGAGATGTTCCGCACCTTCGGCGCCGTCCGACAACTGCAGGAGATGCGCTGGTACCTCGTCGAGGCCGCCGAACGCGCGAGCGACACCGACCTCGCTGAACCGGTCGATCAGCTCCGAGCGGAGGTCGTGCGGGTCCTCGACGGCGGGACGGCCGAGATCCTCGCCGCTGATGTCGACGGGCTCCGCTCCGCCGTCCGGACGGTGTTGGTCGACATCAGCGAGGAGGCACGCGGCGGGTACCTGGCCGGCGCCGGCTGGGAGGTGGACGACGCCCTCCAGCCCTCGGCGGACCTCGTCGGCCGGGACCTGCGCGATCGCCGCTTGTGCGGAGCCGAGCTGCGCGGGGCGCTCCTCATCGGCGCCGACCTCCGCGGAACGGACCTGGCGGGCGTCGATCTCCTGGGTGCCGACCTTCGCGGTGCACGACTCGACGGAGCCGACCTCGCGGATGCCCTGTTCCTCACGCAGGCGCAGGTGAACGCCGCGCGCGGTGATGCGGCGACCCTGCTCCCGGCAACCATCGACCAGCCGGGGCACTGGACGAAGTCCCCATCCACCTCAACGACGGATGGGGAGTTGTCCCCGTAG
- a CDS encoding NAD(P)-dependent alcohol dehydrogenase, with protein sequence MRTTALMSTATPRSLQRTTIERRDLRPDDVDVRVTYCGVCHSDLHALDSAGPQAGLVPGHEFVGEVVAVGSAVTAFAPGDPVAVGNIVDSCGTCAMCLRGQENYCAEFPTLTYGGRDRVDGSTTLGGYAGRYIVRDSFVYHRPLSLDPAGVAPLMCAGITVWEPLRSNEVGDGTRLGVVGLGGLGHLAVRLGHALGADVTVFTTSEGKASDAERLGASRVVVSTDADAMAAAAGSLDLVIDTVSAEHDLAPYLRVLDLDGTLCSLGTLGPISIQTMDLLLGRKRLTSSGSGGRPWTQDLLDFCGTHGVTADVEVVPSADVDVALDRLARNDVRYRFVLDLADLDAEPV encoded by the coding sequence ATGCGCACAACCGCCCTCATGTCCACCGCCACGCCCCGGTCGCTCCAGCGGACCACGATCGAGCGCCGCGACCTCCGACCGGACGACGTCGACGTCCGCGTCACCTACTGCGGGGTCTGTCACAGCGACCTGCACGCCCTTGACTCCGCAGGGCCTCAAGCGGGACTCGTGCCCGGCCACGAGTTCGTCGGCGAGGTCGTCGCCGTCGGTTCCGCGGTGACGGCGTTCGCCCCCGGCGATCCGGTCGCCGTCGGCAACATCGTCGACTCCTGCGGCACCTGTGCGATGTGTCTGCGCGGCCAGGAGAACTACTGCGCGGAGTTCCCGACCCTCACCTACGGCGGGCGGGACCGCGTCGACGGGAGCACGACGCTCGGCGGCTACGCCGGTCGCTACATCGTGCGCGACAGCTTCGTCTACCACCGCCCGCTCTCCCTCGACCCGGCCGGCGTCGCGCCCCTCATGTGCGCGGGCATCACCGTCTGGGAGCCGCTCCGGAGCAACGAGGTGGGGGACGGGACGCGACTCGGGGTCGTCGGCCTCGGCGGTCTCGGGCATCTCGCCGTCCGGCTCGGGCATGCGCTCGGCGCCGACGTCACCGTCTTCACCACCTCGGAAGGCAAGGCGAGCGACGCCGAGCGGCTCGGGGCGTCGCGGGTGGTCGTCTCGACAGACGCGGACGCCATGGCCGCCGCGGCCGGCAGCCTCGACCTGGTGATCGACACGGTCTCAGCCGAGCACGATCTCGCGCCGTACCTCCGCGTCCTCGACCTCGACGGGACGCTCTGCTCGCTCGGCACCCTCGGTCCGATCTCCATCCAGACCATGGACCTCCTCCTCGGCCGGAAGCGCCTGACCTCGTCCGGCAGCGGCGGTCGCCCGTGGACGCAGGACCTCCTCGACTTCTGCGGCACCCACGGCGTGACGGCCGACGTCGAGGTCGTCCCCTCCGCCGACGTGGACGTGGCCCTCGACCGGCTCGCGCGGAACGACGTCCGGTACCGCTTCGTGCTGGACCTCGCCGACCTCGACGCCGAGCCCGTCTGA
- a CDS encoding dihydrofolate reductase family protein yields the protein MRPLRYSINVTLDGCCHHEAGLPPDEESMRFWTAEMERADALLFGRVTYEMMESTWRRPPDGVWPDWMGASEIAFAEAIDQAQKVVVSSTLASVDWNAELLRGDVGAAVQRLKAEPGTGLWVGGVTLPRALADLGLIDEYEFVVQPVLAGHGPTLLAGLREQIQLELVHREPFGSGAVAMRYRPKPSAD from the coding sequence ATGCGACCACTCCGGTATTCGATCAACGTCACGCTCGACGGTTGCTGCCATCACGAGGCCGGGCTCCCACCGGACGAGGAGTCGATGCGCTTCTGGACGGCCGAGATGGAACGAGCCGACGCCCTCCTCTTCGGCCGGGTCACCTACGAGATGATGGAGTCCACCTGGCGGCGGCCACCCGACGGCGTCTGGCCCGACTGGATGGGCGCCTCGGAGATCGCGTTCGCGGAGGCCATCGACCAGGCGCAGAAGGTCGTGGTGTCGAGCACGCTGGCGTCGGTCGACTGGAATGCCGAGCTGCTCCGCGGGGACGTCGGCGCAGCCGTGCAGCGGCTCAAGGCGGAGCCCGGCACCGGCCTGTGGGTGGGTGGTGTGACGCTCCCCCGCGCGCTGGCCGACTTGGGGCTCATCGACGAATACGAGTTCGTCGTGCAGCCGGTCCTCGCCGGCCACGGCCCGACGCTGCTCGCCGGGTTGCGCGAACAGATCCAGCTCGAACTGGTGCACCGCGAACCGTTCGGCTCGGGTGCGGTCGCCATGCGGTACCGGCCGAAACCGTCGGCCGACTGA